From Marinitoga sp. 38H-ov:
CTCAAACTATTTATATCAATCTTCATTTTTAACTCCCTCTTTAAATGCAAATAATAGATATCCGGAAATATTTTCAGATTTTATTTCAAATTTTATAGTAATACCATTTATTATATCATTTTTAATTTCTGAGAATTTATGCAAAATAGGTGGGGTAAAGGATAAATCCTTTTCATTTTCGGCAATAATGCTAATTACATTTCCACAAATAATATTCCCAATTTCCAAAAAAGAATCTAAAACATCTTCTGGCTGAATATTTTCTATATTATTAAAATTTTCTACTAAACCTAAAAATTTTAAAAAGTCAGAGGATAATAATGTGAAATAGAAATTCCAGATTTTATTTTCGCTCTTAGCTGATTGAGTCATAATGTAGTAATTTTTATTTATTATTTCATTTAATTTTATTTCTTTGGAATTATTTGGATACATTTTAATATCAATTCCAGTTAACTCTTTTAATATGACCTCGGATTTTTTAATTCCTCTTTCGATAATTTTATTTATCATTTTAAACACCTCTAGAATTATCTTCAATATTATTATAGCATAAAATGTTATAAAGTTGAAATAATGAAATACGAATATGTGATATAATAATAATGAAAAACACTAAAATTTAATAATATGTGAGGGGAAATTATGAATGTTAAAGAAATGTTGTTTTCAGATAACATAAAGGATAGATTAATATCAATTGAATATATAGCGGAAAATAAATTGAACGGATATGCCAAAGATCTATTTTCCTTATTAAAATATGAAAAAGATTTAATGGTTCAAGAGGCAATAATAAATACTTTAAAACACCTTGAATTAGAAAAAGTGCCTGATGAAATATTTTTAGAACTATTATTAAATGAAGAATTACTATTAAAAGAGTTTGCTTTATCACTTTTAAGTATAAATAAAAGAATAAATATTTTAGGAAAACTATTGGAAAATGAAGATAAAGATATTAGAAAATATGCTTTAGACGGATTGTATAGAACCAATGATAAAGAAGCAATAAAATATATAGCAAAATGTTTAGATGATCAAGATATAAATAATCAAATTGCAGCAATTGAATATTTGGGATTATTAGGCGCAAAAGAGTATTCTGAAAAAATAGCAAATATATTGCAAAGAACAAATAATCAATTTTTATTGACAACTATATTAGAAACATTGTCTTTAATTGGAGATGATAAATCAGATAATATAGTAAAAGAAAAAATAAATGATTTTAAAAAGGTACATCTAATAATTCCTTTTGCAAAATATGTTTTTAAAAGAAGTAATGTTTTTGAGAGTATAGATTTTTTTGAGAATTGTGAATATAAACATTTGATAATAAAGGAATTTTTAGATTATCTATACAAAAATCATAAGAAAATATATCCATATACAAAATTAAAAAATAAAGTAATAAAGGAATTAATAGAATTATTGAAATATAAAGAATATATATATGATATTTTAACCTTAATAAACTTATTAGACCAGGATGAGATAGATAAAATAATTTTAGAAAATATAAATGAATTAAATTCTGAGGGTATTATTGCAGTAATAGAAATAATAAACGAAAGAAAGTTAAAATCTTTTAAAGACATTCTCCAAAAAATAAAAAATAAATTTTCAGATGAAATAAAAATGATTATAGAAGAAACAATAATGGAGATGGAAACATGGTAGAAAGTTACAAAAAAATACGCGATTATATATATGAAAAAACAGGAATATATATAGAAGAAAAAAGATTATATTTTTTTAAAAATAGAGTTTTTAGAAGAATGAAAAAGATAGGAATAGATGATCCAGACACATACTATAATTTTTTAGTAAATGGAGAATATTCAGAAAATGAATTAGTAAAATTAATTAGCGAAATAACAGTTAATGAAACATATTTTTTTAGAGAATTTCCTCAATTGAAATCTTTTGCAGAATATGCATTAAAAGATGTAATAAGTAGAAAAAATAATAAAACAATAAAAGTATTATCAGCGGGATGTGCATCTGGCGAAGAACCATATACATTATCCATTATATTAGAAGAAATGTTAGATGGAGAATTTAATTATAAAATTGATGCATTTGATATAGATCCTATAATGATATTAAAAGCAAAAGCTGGAATATATAATGATTATGCAGTAAGAGATGTACCTAAAGAATATTTAAATAAATATTTTGAAAAAGATAAAGAGAATTATAAAATAAAGGATATTATAAAAAATAAGGTTAATATATTTAATTTAAATTTAATCGAAGATAATACATATGAAAAATTAGATGATAATTATGATTTTATATTCTGCAGAAATGTATTCATATATTTTTCTGATGAAATTAGAAAAAAGATAATCACGAAGTTTTATACAATTTTAAATGAAGGTGGATATATATTTTTAGGTCATTCTGAATCAATAAATAGAATAACTAATGCATTTAAAGTTGTAAAAGCAAATGATTTTATACTATACCAAAAACCATGGAATAAGGGAGGTAATGTGAATGCATAAAATATTAATAATAGATGACTCTAAAATGACAAGAAGTTACCATGCCAGTATATTAAAAGCTGCTGGATTTGAAGTAATTGAAGCAGAAGATGGCGCAAAAGCTTTAGATGTATTATACAGAGAAGAAGGTATAGATTTAATATTAACAGATTTAAATATGCCTAATTTAGATGGTTATACTATGATAAAAAAGATTAGGGAAGATGAGAATTATAAAGATATACCAATAATAATAGTAACAACATTAGATAAATCTACTAATAAAATGAAAGGATTTGAGGTCGGAGCTAATTTTTACATAGTTAAACCATCAGATCCAGAATCATTAATTGAAAGTGTTAAAATAGCTCTTGGAGTGGATTAAAATGAAAATGCATTTTGATAAAGAGTTTATCGATGGATTAATGAGAGACTTTTTTGCTGAAGCTGAAGAAAGTATAAACACCATCGAGGTTAATTTAGTGAACTTAGAAGAAACAGGTGATTTAAATCTAATAAATTCAATAATGAGAGGGTTCCATAGTCTTAAAGGAACATCTAGGTTGCTTTTGTCTATGGATATTCCTGAGAGATTTGTAGAAAAAACAAAAAAAATAGAGGAGCTTTCACATAAATTAGAAGATTTATCTTTAAGTATATCAGGAAAAGATGATAAGAATATAGATTTATTATATGATGGATTAGATTTGATAAAAAAAATTTTAAAATCATATAAAGATGATACTGTTGTAGATGTAAAAGAATTTTTAAATAATACTAAAAATATTAATATAGAAAAGAAAACAGATATTAATGAAGTTACTAAAAAGATGTTAATTAATTTAAAGGATCAATTTTTTGAATATTTAATTAATTCTGAAAATTATAATTTATCTCAATTAAATAGAATGAGAAAACCTATTAAAAATATATTGAAAAAAATGGGAAATGAAAAATTATCAAATAAATTTAATGAAATAATAAAATATGTTGAAAGTAATAATAAAACTGAATTAAAAAAGGCTATAAAAGAATTTGATGATATATTATATAATAAAAAAACAAATGAAATTAGTAAAATAGAATTTTCTGATACGCTTAGAGTAGACATAAAAAAAATAAATAATATATTGAATTTAGTTGGAGAGCTAATAATAGTAAAAAATACTTCAACATATTTACTAAAAGAATTATATAAAGTATCCCCGGATTTGTATAAAGAGTTTATTCATGTTTTTTCTAATTTAAATAAGATAACAATTAATATTCAAGATCAAATTTTAAGTTTAAAAATGGTTCCAATTAAAGAATTATTATACAAATACAAAAGATTAATAAGAGAATTGGCTAAAGAAAAAAACAAGAAAATAATATATGAATTTACTGGAGAAAATATAGAATTAGATAGAATATTAATAGAAAATATATCAGATCCTTTAACTCATATTATAAGAAATTCTATTGATCACGGTATTGAAGAAGTTGAGGAAAGGAGAAAAATTGGTAAAAATGAAGAAGGATTAATAAAGATAAATGCATATTATGAAAGTGGATATGTATATATAGAAATTATTGATGATGGTAGAGGAATTGATATAGAAAAAATAAAAGAAAAAGCTAAAAAATTAGGATGGAACATAGATATACCTGATGAAGAAATTATTAATTATATATTTGGGTCTGGGTTTAGCACTTCTAAAGAAGTGACTGAAATCTCCGGTCGTGGTGTAGGTATGGATATAGTAAAGAATAATATTGAAAAGTTAAATGGAAAAGTGTTTGTAGAAACTAAAAAAAATCAAGGGACAAAAATAACATTAAAAATTCCTAACTCAATTTTAAACATAAATGGCATAATGGTGTTAGTTGATAATGAAAGGTATATATTACCATTTGAAGAAGTATATAAAATTATTAAGGTAAAAAAAGATAAAATACATAATTATTCTAATAAATTATTTGTTGAATATAATGATGAAATAATTCCTTTTTTTGATTTAAAAGGAATACTAAAAAACAGAGAATATTCTTTTGATGATATTTTAAATAGAGAATATAAATATGATTTGGTGTCATTATTATTGATAGATGATGGAATTTCTGCAGTGTTAGTAGATGAAGTATTAGAGGAAAATGAATATTTAGTAAAACCATTACCGGAGTACTTGAAACATGACTTTCTATATGGTTCAACAATATTAGGAAATGGAGATATTGTATTAATACTCAAACCATCTGGATTGGTGATATAATGGCAAAAGTAATCGTTTTTGCAAATAGAAAAGGTGGAAGCGGAAAAACAACATTAGCATTTAATTTAGCAAATATATTTAAAAACTCGCTGTTAATAGATTTTGATTCTCAGGCACATTCTACAGTATATGCAGGAATTAATCCATTTGAAGTAAAATATGGAATATATGAGATGATTATTGATTATTTAAATACTGGGAAGTATAAGGATAAAAAATTAAATGTTCATAATATAGATATTATTCCGTCTAATCAAAATTTATCAGCATTAGAAGTTGAATTAGCCCATTATAATGAAAGGAATTTTGTATTAAAAGACTTTTTAATAGATTTTCATAATAAATATGATTATATTTTCATTGATACACCACCAAGTTTAGGATTACTAACAATTAACGCTTTAAATGCTTCTGATTACCTACTAATTCCAGTAAAAAGTGATTTCCTATCTCTTGTTGGGCTATCTCAAATGATGGAAATATACTATAAGGTAAATATAGAAAATCCTAGTTTAAAATTCTTAGGTGTTATTCCAACTATGGTTGATAAAAGAACAAAAATATCTAAAGAAATATTAGATGAACTAAATAAGATTTTTGGTGAAAAAAAAGTATTAACTGCGCTTAGAAATGATGTAAAACTTATAGAATCATCAAGTCATGGAATTCCAATAAATAAATATTCACCTAAATCAAGAGCAGCAATTGATATAAAAAAGATAGCTAAAGAAATTCAGGAGTTGATTAAATGAAAATCCTTGGCCGTGGTTTAGATACATTTTTTAATTCCGATAATTTATTTAAAAAGGCTTTAGAACTCGATGATAAAGGAAATATATTTTTTGCTTTTCATTATTATTTGAAAGCTGCTGAAACTAATGAAGATATAAAATCAAAAGCTTTAAATAATGCTGCAGTTATTTTAGCGGAAAATGGATTTGAAAAAGAAGCAATAGATTTATTAAAAAAATCTTTAGAATCAAATCCCGATAACAAGGAAGCAAAAGAAAACCTCGAGTATTTGGAGGGACTACTTTGATAGTTGGAATAGATTTTGGTACAACGAATTCTTTAATTGCAAATTCTGAAATATTTATTAATGAAAGAGGTAGTAGAATAACACCTTCAATAGTTTTTTTTAGAAATAACAATGAAGTTTTAGTTGGAGATTTAGCTAAATCTCAAATGTATATTAGACCAGATAAAGTTATATTAAATGTAAAAAGGGATCTTGGAAAAGGTAAAGAGTATATTATTAATAATGAAAAATTTAAAGCAGAAGAAATAGCGAGTTTTATTTTTAAGAAATTAAAAAATATAGTAAATGAAGAAATTTCAAGTGCTGTAATTACTGTGCCAGCATATTTTGATGACAATCAAAGAAACGGTGTATTAGAAGCGGCTTCTATAGCTGGTTTGGATGTTGTAAAGCTCCTAAATGAACCAGTTGCAGCAGCTATTGGATATGGAATAAATATAGAAAACAAAAAAATATTAGTTTTAGATTTTGGCGGGGGAACATTTGATATTACGCTAATGGAAATAAAGGACGATGTTTTTAATGTATTAAAAACGGGAGGTAGTTCAGAATTAGGTGGAATAGATTTCGATAATATATTAGTTAATTGGATTGTAAATACGGTAAAAGAAAAAGATGGAATAGATTTAAATGTAGATCCAGTTGCACTTCAGCAATTATATATTCATGCTGAAAACGCTAAAATAGATTTATCTGTTGTTGAAAATACTGATATTATCATTCCATATATTGCTACCTTAAATAATAGACCATATCATTTAAACTTAAATATAAATAGAGATATTTTTTTAAGTATATCAAAAGGATTAATAGAAAAAATAGAAAAATTAATATTGGAAGTTGCTAATGAAGAAATAGATGAAATAATATTTGTAGGAGGGTCTTCTAGATTATTCTTTTTAAAAGAATTAGTAAAAAAGATTTTCCCTGATAAAAAGATAATATCAGATTTAAACCCTGAAGAGATTGTAGTTAAAGGAGCAGGATTATATGCTCAGGTATTAGAAGGAAAAATAAATAATATTTTACTTAGAGATATATTACCTCATTCTTTAGGAGTATTAGATGATGAAGGTAATTTTATAGAAATACTAAAAAGTGGAATTCATTATCCATCATCGGAAACAGAAATTTTCACTAATACTAAAGATAATCAAGATACTATTATTATTAAAGTTTTACAGAAGAAAAATGATGAAATGATTAATCTTGGTGATTTTGAATTTAAATTTTCTAAAAAATGGAAAAAAAATGAAGCGAGAATAGCGGTTAATTTTTCACTTAATATAAACGGATTATTAGAAATTACTGCAGAGGATTTAAATACGGGACAAAGTTTAAAGGGAAAAATTACCAATGCTATGGTGAATAGAAAGAGTATAAATAAAGATTTTATAAATAATTATAAGATAATATAAATAACTGGTTAATATAAGGGGGAATTTAAATGGAAGAAAAAAAATTGCTTTCTCCGGAGTCGCAAAAAACACCAGGAATAATGAAAATTAAAGATGAAGAATTAAGAAAGAAAAGAGAAGAAGCAAGACAAAAAGCTATTGAAAGAGCTAAAAGACAAACTATACTAAAAAGGCAAGTAATAGCAGAAAATTTAACATCTTCATCTGAGGAATTATTAGCTGCTGTTGAGCAAATAAGTTCTAGCGTTGAAGAATTATCAAAGTCTATGATGCAAATAAGTTCTGGAGCAGAACAAATATCTAATTCTATTCATGAAATTAGAGCTGCAATATATCAAATAAATAAGAATTCTGATGGAATAAAAAAAGAGTCAAGAGATATATTATATGAAACAGATAAATCTCAAGTACAAATATTACAATCAATAAATAGCGTAGATATGTTAATTAATTCTGTAAATAAAAGTATTGAATTTAATAAAGATACAAATTCCAATATCTTAGAATTAAAGGAAAAATCTCAAAAAATATCAGATATTATCAATTCTGTCTTATTAATTGCTGATCAAACAAATCTTTTGTCATTAAATGCGGCAATTGAAGCTGCAAGAGCAGAAGAATATGGTGTTGGATTTGCTGTGGTAGCTGATGAAATTAGAAATCTTGCAGAAACTTCAGAAATAAATGCAAAAAATATTGAGGAAAGCATAAAAAATCTAAAAAGTAGTATGGATTATGTTATAAATGATGTTGAAAAATTAAATATATATTTTGAAGAACAAGGAAAATTAGGCGATGAAATTAATAAGGAATTTAATGATATAAAAAATACATTTGATGCTATCAAAAATAATGTAAACAAAGAAATAAAAATAATAGAAGAATTTTCTGAAATATCAGAAAAATATTTAGCTTCCGCTGAAAATGTTGTATCTTTTTCAGAACAAGTTGCAAAAGAATCAGAAGATATATCTAAAGCATTACAGGAAGAGGAACAAGCATTTATTCAAATTTCTCAAGCATCTCAAAATTTAGTAGATATTTCAGAAAAAATATTAAACTCTACTGAAGATAAAGATTCATTATTACAATTATCCTCATCAATTGATGAAATGTTTAGTATTATAGAAGAAGCATATAATGGTTCTGAGAATATAAAATATCATTTAGAACAATTAGAAAAAATTTCTTCAGTATTCGCTGAAGAAATGGATAATATGATTAATTTAGTTTCAAAATTTTCTGAATTATCAAAAGAATTATTGGATATTAATAAAAATGATAAAGACACAATAATTACAATATTAAATAATATAAAAGAAAGTAAATCAAAAGTAAATACTTTAATTGATAGTATAAATAGCACAAATGATGGATTTTCGGAAATATATAAAAATATAAAAAAATTATCCACAAACTTCAAATTAATAAATAATAGTATATCTAAAATTGAAAAAATATCTATTCAAATTAATATGTTAGCTGTAAACGGGTTTATAGAATCTGCTAGAGCTGGTGAGTATGGTAATGGTTTTTATGTAGTTTCTAATGATATAAGAGAATTATCGAAAACTTCTGAAGAAAATTTAGAGTCTATAAAAAATGTGATAGAAGAGATTGATGAAAATATAAAAATATCCGAAGAAAATGTATATGAAAATCAAAAAAGGACATATTCAGAATTAATAGAAGCAAATTCAGCGGTTAATGCCATTAAAGAAATTCAAAAAAATATAGAAGAATTATTAAATAAATATAAAACAGTTTCGCACTCTATTTCAGAAATTGTCATAGCTATTGAACAATCTAAAAAGGCAGTAGAACAGTCACAAAGTGCTGTTGAAGAATCTTTTGCTTCAATAGAAGAGGCTTCAAAAGCTTCTATTGAACATGAAAGAGGTATAAATGAAATGCTAAAGGTTGTAAAAGAAATTATGAATCAATCAAATGATCTACAATTATAATGAGGGTGTATATATGAATTATATAATATTTTCATTAAACGAACAAGAATATTGTATTCCAATGAATGAGATAAGAGAAATTGTGGATTTAAAAAAAATCACTAAAATTCCATTAGCTCCTGATTATGTTGAAGGTTTAATAAACCTAAGAGGAGAAATTATCCCAGTAATTAATTTAAAAACAAAACTGGGATTAAAGAGTAATTACAATTCAAAAATTATAATTTTGAATAATAATATAGGAATATTAGTTGATTCTATAAACGGAATTTTAAGCAAATTCGATGAAAAAATAGAAACAAAATCAAAATATGTTAATTCGGTTATAAAAAATGGGGAAAATGAATATTTTTTATTAGACATTAATAAATTAATTGAAGTAAATAACAAAAAAATTCAAAGCACAATAAATAGAAAAAAAATAAAGAAACAAAATAAAAAGATTAAAATGAAAAAGATTATTACTTTTAAAGTAAATGGCGAGATATATGGATTTGAAATAAATCAAATTTTTGAAATAATCAATTATTTTGAACCTAACAAAGTTCCAATTAATCAGGATTGTGTAAAAGGAATTATTTCTGAAAGAGGAGAAGTTATACCTGTAATTGATCTTAAGAAATTATTATATAATATAGATTCGAAAATTAACAAAAAAACGAAAATAGCTATTATAGATGTTGATGGATATAATATTGGTGTAATAGTAGAAGAAATTCATAGAATAGTTGAAGTAGAAAAAATAAAAGAATTTCCATATAAAAATTTATTAAAAGGATATATAAAAACAAAAGATTTTTCTGCTGTAATATTAGATATAAATAATGTATTGAATGATGAAATTAAATTTTTGAATAAAAAGAGTGTAAAAGTTCAAAAAGATAAAGTGAAAAAGGATAAATATTTATTATTTAATATAAATAATGAAAAGTATGCATTAGAATTGAAATTAGTTAAAGAAATAAATAGGTTAAATAAAATAACAAAAGTACCTTATTCATCATACGTTCGAGGGATAAGTAATTTAAGGGGAAATATATTACCAATAATTGATTTAAAAAAGAGGTTAGGATTCGAAGAAATAAAAAATAAATTTTCAAGGGTTATAGTTTCTAATATAGATAACCAATTAATAGGGTTTTTAGTAGATTCTGTAAATAACATAATATCTATGGAATATATTCAATTTAAATCAAGCGATAAATTTATTAAAGGTATAGGTAAATATAATAATGAATCTGTATTATTAATAGATTTAAATAAAATAGTTGATAAAGAAGAATTAAAAAGATTAAATGAATCTATTTATAATTCAAAAACTGATAATTCAAAAATTGATAAAACAAAACTTGATAAAACTATTACTGATAAAACAAGACCTAATAAATCAAGAACAGATAATTTAAATGATAAACCTATTAAAGAAAAAGAGGAAACAAAAACAATTAGAAAAGAAAAAATTAAAAATATAAAATTAAAGAGATCGAGGTGATTCTTATTCCAGAAATAAATGTTTTAATTGCAGATGATTCTCCTTTGACAAGAAAAATTCTAAAAGCATTAATAGAATCAGATAAAAGTTTAAGGATAATAGGGGTTGCAAGAGATGGAATTGAAGCTGTTGAAAAAGCAAATAAACTAAACCCTGATGTTATAATAATGGATATAAAAATGCCAAATATGGATGGTTTAACGGCGTTACAGTATATATTAGAAGAAAAAAATATACCTGTTATTGTTGTATCGTCACTGGGTGAAAAATCATCTATAATAGCATATGAAGCTCTTGAATTAGGTGCATTTGATTATATTGAAAAACCAGATGATTTATATTATCTAAAAGATGAATTGATAAAAAAAATTCATGCAGCTTATATATTTTCACAATCAGAAGAAGCAAAAAAAGAATTTTTCTCTGAAAAAGACATTTCATACCAACCTAAAGAAAAAAAGGAAACTGAAACAAATATTGAAATGGATTTCTATGGAGTTACTATTGGTATTTCAACAGGTGGGCCAAGAGAGATTTATGATGTTTTGCCGAAATTTCCAGCAAATTTAAATGCAGCAATTTTTTTAGTTCAGCATATACCTGAAAAATTTACAAAAACTTATGCAGAAAGGTTAAATAACAGTTGCGAATTAAAGGTTGTTGAAGCGGAAAATGATATGGATGTTAAACCAGGATATGTTTATGTTGGTAAAGGCGGTTATCATTTAAAATTAAGAAAAGGATTAAATGGCCTTAAGATAATGTTATCAAAAACACCAAGAACTATATTCATGCCATCAGCGGATATTTTAATGGAATCTGTTTTAGAACATTTTAATAATAAAACTATAGGTGTGTTAATGACAGGTATGGGCGATGATGGTGCAAAGGCAATGGTAAAAATAAAAGAAAATAATGGTTATACTATAGCAGAATCCGAAGAAACAGCAGTTGTTTTTGGAATGCCAGCTGAAGCCATTAGATTAGGTGGTGCAAATATAGTTTTACCATCTTATATGATAGCGAATGAAGTTATTGAGAAAGTTGGATTGAGAAATGGATAAGAGTTATGAAGAATTAATGGCATTAAAAGATGAATTAGAAGAAGCCTATAAACAATTAGAACAATCATATAATGAACTGGAAGAATTGAATAATAGATTTGTTAGAGTAACAGATTTAATTACAAATATATCTATGGATATATCAATGGAATCATTTTTTGGAAAATTGTTATCTTATTTTGTAGAATTAATACCACAAATTTCATATGGATGTGTTTTGGAAAAAGAAGGGGATTTTTTTAGATTTGTAGCGACTTTAGGGCATAGCAAAAAATTATTATTAGATACTGCTATAATAACTAAAGAATTTAATGAGATAAAAGAGATAAATAACTTTTACTGTAATTATATAAAAAATTATAATGTGTTAAAAGAAAAGATAATAAAGTCTAATAAGAGTTTAATAATTCCATTGAAAACATTCGAATTACATGGATATATAATATTAGATTTAAAAGATAGAGATATAAAAAAAACTGAAAAAGATTTAATTAATGTTATGGGGAAAATAGCTTCAACATTTTTAGTTTCAAAAATATTGTATAATGAACAAAATAAATTTTTAAAAAACACGGCATTTGCCTTTTTAAAGGCTGTTGATTTTTATGATCCATATACAAAAGGCCATTCTGAAAGAGTTTCATATTATGCTACCACACTTGCAAAAATAATTGGAAGAGAAGATATTATTAATGATATTTTCGTTGCAAGTACCTTGCATGATATAGGTAAATTATCAATTCCTCAAAGTATATTATTAAAAAAAGAAAGATTAAATAATGAAGAATTTGAAAAAATAAAAGAACATCCTGTTAGAGGAGAGGAATTAGTAAAGACCTTTAAGGGTTTTGAAAAAATAGGGAAAATAATTAGGCATCATCATGAAAGATGTGATGGAAAAGGTTATCCAGATGGATTATCTGATAAAGAGATACCTTTGGAATCAAGAATAATAACAATTGTGGATGCTTTTGATGCAATGACAACAGCAAGACCATATAGGGACGCTTTATCAGTTGAAGAAGCAATTAATGAGCTTATTAATAACAAAGGTAAGCAATTTGATCCTATACTAACAGATGAATTTATAAAATTTATTAAACTTAATAAATTTTTCAAGGAGGAATGATTATGGGCAAAATATTAGTAGTAGATGATGATAATGTTATTAGAACGGTATTAAAAAAGGTTTTGGAAAGTGAAAAGTATAATGTAGATGTAGCTGAAGGTGGGAATAAGGCAATAGAATTAATAAAAAATACAGAATATGATGTAATATTGCTTGATATTATAATGGAAGATTTAGACGGTATTGAAGTATTAAGAAAAGCAAAAAAATTATCACCATTAACAACAGTTATTATGATGACAGCATATTCAAGTCCAGACTATGTTTTACATGCATTAACTTTAGGAGCAACAGATTTTGTAGAAAAGCCTTTTGAACCTGAAAATATGATTAAATTAGTAAAAGAAAATGTTGAAAGAGTAAAAAGGTGGAAGAAAACTTTAGG
This genomic window contains:
- the cheB gene encoding chemotaxis-specific protein-glutamate methyltransferase CheB, producing MILIPEINVLIADDSPLTRKILKALIESDKSLRIIGVARDGIEAVEKANKLNPDVIIMDIKMPNMDGLTALQYILEEKNIPVIVVSSLGEKSSIIAYEALELGAFDYIEKPDDLYYLKDELIKKIHAAYIFSQSEEAKKEFFSEKDISYQPKEKKETETNIEMDFYGVTIGISTGGPREIYDVLPKFPANLNAAIFLVQHIPEKFTKTYAERLNNSCELKVVEAENDMDVKPGYVYVGKGGYHLKLRKGLNGLKIMLSKTPRTIFMPSADILMESVLEHFNNKTIGVLMTGMGDDGAKAMVKIKENNGYTIAESEETAVVFGMPAEAIRLGGANIVLPSYMIANEVIEKVGLRNG
- a CDS encoding HD-GYP domain-containing protein codes for the protein MDKSYEELMALKDELEEAYKQLEQSYNELEELNNRFVRVTDLITNISMDISMESFFGKLLSYFVELIPQISYGCVLEKEGDFFRFVATLGHSKKLLLDTAIITKEFNEIKEINNFYCNYIKNYNVLKEKIIKSNKSLIIPLKTFELHGYIILDLKDRDIKKTEKDLINVMGKIASTFLVSKILYNEQNKFLKNTAFAFLKAVDFYDPYTKGHSERVSYYATTLAKIIGREDIINDIFVASTLHDIGKLSIPQSILLKKERLNNEEFEKIKEHPVRGEELVKTFKGFEKIGKIIRHHHERCDGKGYPDGLSDKEIPLESRIITIVDAFDAMTTARPYRDALSVEEAINELINNKGKQFDPILTDEFIKFIKLNKFFKEE
- a CDS encoding response regulator; amino-acid sequence: MGKILVVDDDNVIRTVLKKVLESEKYNVDVAEGGNKAIELIKNTEYDVILLDIIMEDLDGIEVLRKAKKLSPLTTVIMMTAYSSPDYVLHALTLGATDFVEKPFEPENMIKLVKENVERVKRWKKTLGLL
- a CDS encoding chemotaxis protein CheW; its protein translation is MNYIIFSLNEQEYCIPMNEIREIVDLKKITKIPLAPDYVEGLINLRGEIIPVINLKTKLGLKSNYNSKIIILNNNIGILVDSINGILSKFDEKIETKSKYVNSVIKNGENEYFLLDINKLIEVNNKKIQSTINRKKIKKQNKKIKMKKIITFKVNGEIYGFEINQIFEIINYFEPNKVPINQDCVKGIISERGEVIPVIDLKKLLYNIDSKINKKTKIAIIDVDGYNIGVIVEEIHRIVEVEKIKEFPYKNLLKGYIKTKDFSAVILDINNVLNDEIKFLNKKSVKVQKDKVKKDKYLLFNINNEKYALELKLVKEINRLNKITKVPYSSYVRGISNLRGNILPIIDLKKRLGFEEIKNKFSRVIVSNIDNQLIGFLVDSVNNIISMEYIQFKSSDKFIKGIGKYNNESVLLIDLNKIVDKEELKRLNESIYNSKTDNSKIDKTKLDKTITDKTRPNKSRTDNLNDKPIKEKEETKTIRKEKIKNIKLKRSR
- a CDS encoding methyl-accepting chemotaxis protein, whose translation is MEEKKLLSPESQKTPGIMKIKDEELRKKREEARQKAIERAKRQTILKRQVIAENLTSSSEELLAAVEQISSSVEELSKSMMQISSGAEQISNSIHEIRAAIYQINKNSDGIKKESRDILYETDKSQVQILQSINSVDMLINSVNKSIEFNKDTNSNILELKEKSQKISDIINSVLLIADQTNLLSLNAAIEAARAEEYGVGFAVVADEIRNLAETSEINAKNIEESIKNLKSSMDYVINDVEKLNIYFEEQGKLGDEINKEFNDIKNTFDAIKNNVNKEIKIIEEFSEISEKYLASAENVVSFSEQVAKESEDISKALQEEEQAFIQISQASQNLVDISEKILNSTEDKDSLLQLSSSIDEMFSIIEEAYNGSENIKYHLEQLEKISSVFAEEMDNMINLVSKFSELSKELLDINKNDKDTIITILNNIKESKSKVNTLIDSINSTNDGFSEIYKNIKKLSTNFKLINNSISKIEKISIQINMLAVNGFIESARAGEYGNGFYVVSNDIRELSKTSEENLESIKNVIEEIDENIKISEENVYENQKRTYSELIEANSAVNAIKEIQKNIEELLNKYKTVSHSISEIVIAIEQSKKAVEQSQSAVEESFASIEEASKASIEHERGINEMLKVVKEIMNQSNDLQL